The proteins below are encoded in one region of Mycobacterium shinjukuense:
- a CDS encoding sensor histidine kinase has protein sequence MIVDVSVAGFTDQHPRRGELRIYLGSAPGVGKTYAMLGEAHRRLERGTDLVAGVVEPHGRAKTAALLDGIEIIPPRYIEYRGVSFPELDVPAVLARHPKVVLVDELAHTNTPGSKNPKRWQDVEELLDAGITVISTVNIQHLESLNDVVAQITGIEQKETIPDSIVREASQVELIDITPEALRRRLSHGNVYAPDKVDAALSNYFRRGNLTALRELALLWLADQVDTALAKYRAENKITDTWEARERVVVAVTGGPESETLVRRASRIASKSSAELMVVHVLRGDGLAGLSEARMSKIRELAGSLDASLHTVVGDDVPSALLDFAREINATQLVIGTSRRSRWARVFDEGIGARVVQDSGKIDVHIVTHEESQRGFRAASVPPRQRRVVSWLGALLVPSAICATTVNYLDRHLDTAGESALFFVGVLVVALLGGVAPAVLSAVLSSLLLNYYLTTPRHTFTIAEPDAAVTEVVLLLLAIAVAVLVDGAAKRARDARLAAQEAELLTLFAGSVLRGADLETLLERVRETYSQRAVSMLREHADDDHHRGYVVAAVGKDPCTTVDSADTAIEVGDQEFREFWMLMAGRKLSARDRRVLTAVATQAAGLVRQRELTEEASRTEAIVRADELRRSLLSAVSHDLRTPLTAAKVAVSSLRAADIAFSPEDTAELLATIEESIDQLTALVGNLLDSSRLAAGVVRPELHRVYLEETVQRALISIGKGATGFYRSAIDRVKVDVGDAVVLADAGLLERVLANLIDNALRYAPNSMVRVNAGRVGDRVLVNVIDEGPGIPRGAEELVFEPFQRLGDHDNTTGVGLGMSVARGFVEAMGGTIAAGDTPGGGLTVVVDLAAPEEERRQ, from the coding sequence ATGATTGTTGACGTGAGCGTCGCCGGTTTCACAGACCAGCATCCCAGGCGCGGGGAACTGCGCATCTATCTCGGTTCGGCACCGGGTGTCGGCAAGACGTACGCGATGCTCGGAGAGGCGCACCGGCGGCTGGAACGCGGCACCGACCTGGTGGCGGGCGTGGTGGAGCCGCATGGGCGCGCGAAAACCGCTGCGCTGCTTGATGGCATCGAGATCATTCCGCCGCGCTACATCGAATATCGCGGCGTCAGCTTCCCCGAACTCGACGTGCCGGCCGTGCTGGCGCGGCACCCGAAGGTGGTGCTGGTCGACGAGCTGGCCCACACCAACACCCCGGGCAGCAAGAACCCCAAGCGATGGCAGGATGTCGAGGAACTGCTCGACGCCGGAATCACGGTGATCTCCACCGTTAACATCCAGCATCTGGAGAGCCTCAACGACGTCGTCGCCCAGATCACCGGCATCGAACAAAAGGAGACGATACCGGATTCGATTGTGCGCGAGGCGTCCCAGGTTGAGCTCATCGATATCACGCCAGAAGCGCTGCGCCGCAGGCTATCTCATGGTAACGTATACGCTCCCGACAAGGTCGATGCGGCGCTATCAAACTACTTCCGTCGCGGAAATCTTACCGCGCTAAGGGAATTGGCGTTGCTATGGCTCGCCGACCAGGTGGACACCGCGCTGGCCAAATACCGCGCCGAGAACAAGATCACCGACACCTGGGAAGCCCGCGAACGTGTCGTGGTGGCGGTCACCGGCGGTCCGGAATCCGAGACGCTGGTGCGGCGGGCATCGCGGATCGCGTCGAAATCCAGTGCCGAGCTGATGGTGGTGCACGTGCTGCGCGGTGACGGACTGGCCGGCCTGTCGGAGGCGCGGATGAGCAAGATCCGGGAGTTGGCCGGCAGCCTCGACGCCTCGCTGCACACCGTGGTCGGTGACGACGTCCCCAGCGCCCTGCTTGATTTCGCTCGCGAGATCAACGCCACCCAACTGGTGATCGGGACATCGCGCCGGTCCCGCTGGGCGCGCGTCTTCGACGAAGGCATCGGCGCGCGGGTGGTGCAAGACTCCGGCAAGATCGACGTGCATATCGTGACGCACGAGGAGTCCCAACGGGGCTTTCGAGCGGCGTCCGTCCCGCCCCGGCAGCGCCGCGTCGTCTCCTGGCTGGGCGCGCTGCTGGTCCCATCGGCGATCTGTGCGACCACCGTCAACTACCTCGACCGGCATCTCGACACCGCCGGCGAAAGCGCATTGTTCTTCGTCGGTGTGCTGGTGGTGGCGCTGCTCGGAGGTGTTGCGCCCGCGGTCCTGTCGGCGGTGCTGTCCAGCCTGTTGCTGAACTACTACCTGACCACTCCCCGGCACACGTTCACCATCGCCGAACCCGACGCCGCGGTCACCGAGGTGGTGCTGCTGCTGCTGGCGATCGCGGTCGCGGTGCTGGTCGACGGCGCGGCCAAACGAGCCCGGGACGCCCGACTGGCCGCACAGGAGGCCGAACTGCTCACCCTGTTCGCCGGCTCGGTGCTGCGCGGCGCCGATCTCGAGACACTGCTGGAACGGGTGCGGGAGACCTACTCGCAGCGCGCGGTCAGCATGCTGCGCGAACACGCCGACGATGATCACCACCGGGGCTACGTTGTCGCCGCCGTCGGCAAAGATCCTTGCACCACTGTCGATTCCGCCGACACCGCGATCGAGGTCGGTGACCAGGAGTTTCGGGAGTTTTGGATGCTGATGGCCGGCAGGAAGCTGTCTGCGCGCGACCGCCGGGTGCTGACCGCCGTGGCCACCCAGGCCGCCGGCCTGGTGCGGCAGCGCGAGCTGACCGAAGAGGCCAGCCGGACCGAGGCGATCGTGCGGGCCGACGAACTGCGGCGCTCGCTGCTGTCGGCGGTCAGCCACGACCTGCGCACCCCGCTGACCGCGGCCAAGGTCGCGGTGTCCAGCCTGCGCGCCGCCGACATCGCGTTCTCCCCCGAGGACACCGCCGAATTGCTGGCCACCATCGAGGAATCCATCGATCAGCTCACCGCGCTGGTGGGAAACCTGCTGGATTCGTCGCGGCTGGCCGCCGGGGTGGTCCGCCCGGAGTTGCACCGGGTGTACCTGGAGGAAACGGTGCAACGTGCCCTGATCAGCATCGGCAAGGGCGCCACCGGCTTTTACCGATCGGCCATCGACCGGGTGAAGGTCGACGTCGGTGATGCGGTGGTGCTGGCCGACGCCGGGCTGCTCGAACGGGTGCTGGCCAACCTGATCGACAACGCGCTGCGATATGCGCCCAATTCGATGGTCCGGGTCAACGCGGGGCGGGTGGGCGATCGCGTGCTGGTCAACGTCATCGACGAGGGCCCCGGGATCCCGCGCGGGGCCGAGGAGCTGGTGTTCGAACCCTTCCAACGGCTGGGCGATCACGACAACACCACCGGTGTCGGCCTGGGCATGTCGGTGGCGCGCGGCTTCGTCGAAGCCATGGGCGGCACCATCGCGGCCGGCGACACCCCCGGGGGCGGGCTCACCGTGGTGGTGGATCTGGCCGCGCCCGAGGAGGAGCGGCGCCAATGA
- a CDS encoding potassium-transporting ATPase subunit C: protein MNMANIVRQHWAALRALLVFTVILGFGYPLLIWLVTLIPGIPGLRDKADGSIIMANGKAVGSALIGQLFTDAAGDPLPQYFQPRPSAAGSGYDPRASGGSNLGPESIVDAPADPAKLAAGANPAEAGFRPSLLTLVCARSAAVARLEGVDGSRPFCTAGGVGAVLSVIGPRDQRGNVVHPIRVVSVNEPCATTRRPFLDRYESVPVECAVFGQDYSSGQIVPIRGAAPDNPQVPADAVTASGSGLDPAISLAYADIQVARVARARHVTPDRIRELVRHYRTGRALGIFGEAYVNVLQLNLALDQRYPTAN from the coding sequence ATGAACATGGCCAACATCGTTCGCCAACACTGGGCCGCGCTGCGCGCGCTGCTGGTGTTCACCGTGATCCTCGGCTTCGGCTATCCGCTGCTGATTTGGCTGGTCACATTGATTCCCGGGATTCCCGGGCTGCGCGACAAGGCGGATGGCTCGATCATCATGGCCAACGGCAAGGCGGTCGGCAGCGCGTTGATCGGCCAGCTGTTCACCGACGCGGCCGGCGACCCGCTGCCGCAGTACTTCCAGCCCCGGCCATCGGCGGCGGGCAGCGGCTATGACCCGAGGGCCAGCGGCGGCAGCAACCTCGGGCCGGAAAGCATCGTCGACGCCCCGGCCGATCCGGCCAAGCTGGCCGCCGGCGCGAACCCGGCCGAGGCCGGGTTCCGGCCCAGCCTGCTCACGCTGGTGTGTGCGCGCAGCGCGGCGGTCGCCAGGCTGGAGGGTGTGGACGGATCACGCCCGTTTTGCACCGCGGGCGGGGTGGGGGCCGTGCTGTCGGTGATCGGCCCCCGCGATCAGCGCGGTAACGTCGTCCACCCGATCAGGGTGGTCAGCGTCAACGAGCCGTGCGCGACCACCCGCCGGCCCTTCCTGGACCGCTACGAGAGCGTACCGGTCGAATGCGCGGTGTTCGGCCAGGACTACTCCAGCGGCCAGATCGTGCCGATCCGCGGTGCCGCCCCCGACAATCCGCAGGTTCCCGCCGACGCGGTCACCGCCAGCGGCAGCGGCCTGGATCCGGCCATCTCGCTGGCCTACGCCGACATCCAAGTCGCCCGGGTGGCCAGGGCCCGCCATGTCACCCCGGATCGGATCCGTGAACTCGTACGGCACTATCGAACCGGCCGCGCCCTGGGCATCTTCGGCGAGGCGTACGTCAACGTGCTGCAACTCAACCTGGCGCTCGACCAGCGCTACCCCACCGCGAACTAG
- the kdpB gene encoding potassium-transporting ATPase subunit KdpB has product MSPTIDSVTRRASGRRRRPGLLDPALLLKSLPEALRKLDPRTLWRNPVMFIVEIGAAWSTVLAVYDETWFSWLVVFWLWLTVIFANLAEAVAEGRGKAQADSLRKSKADTVAHRLKDWSPGSAGVAEDVAAPLLRQGDIVVVAAGEVIPGDGEVVEGIASVDESAITGESAPVIRESGGDRSSVTGGTTVLSDRIVIRITQGPGESFVDRMIALVEGANRQKTPNEIALNILLAALTLIFVFAVATLQPLAIYAKANNPGVPDTQALTGQGISGIVLVALLVCLIPTTIGALLSAIGIAGMDRLVQRNVLAMSGRAVEAAGDVNTLLLDKTGTITLGNREASEFIPVNGITAEALADAAQLSSLADETPEGRSIVVYAKQAYGLRARTPGELAHASWVEFTAVTRMSGVDLDGRQLRKGAASSVADWVRAHGGTVSAELGRIVDGISAAGGTPLVVGQVSAGQARVLGVIHLKDVVKQGMRARFDAMRLMGIRTVMITGDNPLTAKAIADEAGVDDFLAEATPEDKLKLIRREQEGGRLVAMTGDGTNDAPALAQADVGVAMNTGTAAAKEAGNMVDLDSDPTKLIEIVEIGKQLLITRGALTTFSIANDIAKYFAIIPAMFVTLFPGLDLLNVMRLHSPESAILSAVIFNAVIIVALIPLALRGVRYTPSRASKLLGRNLYRYGLGGLIAPFLGIKLIDLVVQLLPGIS; this is encoded by the coding sequence GTGTCGCCGACAATCGATTCGGTCACCCGCCGGGCATCCGGCCGACGGCGTCGGCCGGGCTTGCTGGATCCGGCGTTGCTGCTGAAATCCTTGCCGGAAGCGCTGCGCAAGCTTGATCCGCGCACCCTGTGGCGCAACCCGGTGATGTTTATCGTCGAGATCGGCGCCGCCTGGTCGACGGTGCTCGCCGTGTACGACGAAACCTGGTTCAGCTGGCTCGTCGTGTTCTGGTTATGGCTGACAGTGATTTTCGCCAACCTGGCCGAGGCGGTCGCCGAAGGCCGCGGCAAGGCGCAGGCCGACTCCCTGCGCAAGTCGAAAGCCGACACCGTCGCGCACCGACTCAAGGATTGGTCACCGGGCAGCGCGGGCGTCGCCGAGGACGTCGCGGCGCCGCTGCTGCGGCAGGGCGACATTGTGGTGGTCGCCGCCGGCGAGGTCATCCCCGGTGACGGCGAGGTCGTGGAAGGCATTGCCTCCGTGGACGAATCGGCCATCACCGGGGAATCGGCGCCGGTGATCCGGGAATCCGGCGGCGATCGCTCGTCGGTGACCGGCGGCACCACCGTGCTGTCGGATCGCATCGTGATCAGGATCACCCAGGGGCCCGGCGAAAGCTTCGTGGACCGGATGATCGCGCTCGTCGAGGGCGCGAATCGGCAGAAGACGCCCAACGAGATAGCACTGAACATCCTGCTCGCGGCGCTGACCCTGATCTTCGTGTTTGCGGTGGCCACGCTGCAGCCGCTGGCGATCTACGCCAAGGCCAACAACCCCGGTGTGCCGGACACCCAGGCCCTCACCGGGCAGGGCATCAGCGGCATCGTGCTGGTTGCGCTGCTGGTGTGCCTGATTCCCACCACCATCGGCGCGCTGCTGTCGGCGATCGGCATCGCCGGCATGGACCGGCTGGTCCAACGCAACGTGCTGGCCATGTCGGGCCGCGCGGTGGAGGCGGCGGGTGACGTCAACACCCTGCTGCTGGACAAGACCGGAACGATCACACTCGGCAATCGGGAAGCATCGGAATTCATTCCGGTCAACGGCATCACCGCCGAGGCGCTGGCCGACGCCGCGCAGCTGTCCAGCCTGGCCGACGAGACCCCGGAGGGGCGCTCCATCGTCGTCTACGCCAAACAGGCCTACGGACTGCGGGCCCGCACGCCCGGAGAACTTGCGCACGCGTCCTGGGTGGAATTCACCGCGGTGACCCGGATGTCGGGTGTGGATCTGGATGGACGACAGCTGCGCAAGGGAGCGGCCAGCTCGGTTGCCGACTGGGTACGCGCCCACGGCGGCACCGTTTCGGCCGAACTCGGCCGGATTGTCGACGGCATCTCCGCCGCGGGCGGCACCCCGCTGGTGGTCGGTCAAGTCAGTGCCGGACAGGCGCGCGTGCTGGGCGTCATCCACCTCAAGGACGTGGTGAAGCAGGGCATGCGCGCCCGGTTCGACGCGATGCGTCTGATGGGCATCCGGACGGTGATGATCACCGGCGACAATCCGTTGACCGCCAAGGCAATCGCGGACGAGGCTGGGGTCGACGACTTCCTCGCCGAGGCCACGCCCGAGGACAAGCTCAAGCTGATCCGGCGCGAGCAGGAGGGCGGCCGGCTGGTCGCGATGACCGGCGACGGCACCAACGACGCCCCGGCGCTGGCACAGGCCGACGTGGGGGTGGCGATGAACACCGGCACCGCCGCGGCCAAAGAGGCCGGCAACATGGTGGACCTGGACTCCGACCCCACCAAGCTCATCGAGATCGTGGAAATCGGCAAGCAGCTGTTGATCACTCGCGGCGCGTTGACCACGTTCTCCATCGCCAACGACATCGCCAAGTATTTCGCGATCATCCCGGCGATGTTCGTGACCCTGTTTCCCGGCCTGGACCTGCTCAACGTCATGCGGCTGCACAGCCCGGAGTCGGCGATTTTGTCGGCGGTGATCTTCAACGCCGTCATCATCGTCGCCCTGATTCCGCTGGCGCTGCGCGGTGTTCGGTACACGCCGAGCCGGGCGTCCAAGCTGCTCGGCCGCAACCTCTACCGGTACGGACTGGGCGGGCTGATCGCCCCCTTCCTGGGGATCAAGCTCATCGACCTGGTCGTTCAACTACTGCCCGGGATCTCCTGA
- the kdpA gene encoding potassium-transporting ATPase subunit KdpA produces the protein MSDSTAGLLCLTLLAAALVTVHVPLGDYMFRVYSCEKHWRAERFVYRLIGANPASEQTWASYARSVLAFSAVSVIVLFVLQLIQDKLPLHLHDPATVMTPALAWNTAVSFVTNTNWQAYSGESTQGQLVQMAGLAVQNFVSAAVGMAVAVALVRGFARSRTGELGNFWVDLVRGTLRILLPIAVLGAIALILGGAIQNFHLNDQVVSTLAGARQSIPGGPVASQEAIKELGTNGGGFYNANSAHPFENPTAWTNWVEIFLLLVIGCSLPRTFGRMVGCKRQGYAIAAIVAVMAALSVGAMMLFQVQHHGTVPTAVGAATEGVEQRFGVADSAIWAAATTLTSTGAVDSMHDSYTSLGGMVAMVNMQLGEVAPGGVGSGLYGILILAVITVFVAGLMVGRTPEYLGKKITPREMKLAASYFLVTPLIVLLGTATAMALPGERAAMTNTGPHGLSEVLYAFTSAANNNGSAFAGLAANTVWYNTALGLAMLVGRFLPMILVLALAGSLARQGVTPESSGTLPTHRPQFVGLVVGVTVILVALTFLPALALGPLAEGIH, from the coding sequence ATGAGCGACAGCACGGCGGGTCTGCTGTGTCTGACGCTGTTGGCTGCGGCGCTGGTGACCGTCCACGTGCCGCTGGGCGACTACATGTTCCGGGTCTACAGCTGCGAAAAACACTGGCGCGCAGAGCGGTTCGTCTACCGCCTGATCGGCGCCAACCCGGCGTCCGAACAGACCTGGGCCAGCTATGCCCGCAGCGTGCTGGCGTTTTCGGCGGTCAGCGTCATCGTCCTGTTCGTGCTGCAGCTGATCCAAGACAAGCTGCCGCTGCACCTGCACGACCCGGCGACGGTCATGACGCCCGCGCTGGCCTGGAACACCGCGGTCAGCTTCGTCACCAACACCAACTGGCAGGCCTATTCCGGGGAATCGACCCAGGGTCAGCTGGTGCAGATGGCGGGTTTGGCGGTGCAGAACTTCGTGTCCGCCGCGGTCGGCATGGCCGTTGCCGTTGCCCTGGTCCGCGGGTTTGCCCGCAGCCGCACCGGCGAACTCGGCAACTTCTGGGTGGACCTGGTCCGCGGCACCCTGCGCATCCTGCTGCCGATCGCCGTGCTGGGCGCGATCGCGCTGATCCTCGGTGGCGCGATCCAGAACTTCCACCTCAACGACCAAGTCGTCAGCACGTTGGCCGGTGCCCGGCAGAGCATTCCCGGCGGTCCGGTCGCCAGCCAGGAGGCGATCAAGGAGCTCGGCACCAACGGCGGGGGCTTCTACAACGCCAACTCCGCGCATCCGTTCGAGAACCCCACCGCCTGGACCAACTGGGTCGAAATCTTCCTGCTGCTGGTCATCGGTTGCTCGCTGCCCCGCACCTTCGGCCGCATGGTGGGCTGCAAGCGGCAGGGCTATGCGATCGCGGCGATCGTCGCCGTCATGGCGGCCCTCAGCGTCGGCGCGATGATGCTGTTCCAGGTGCAGCACCACGGCACCGTTCCCACCGCCGTGGGTGCGGCCACCGAAGGGGTGGAGCAGCGGTTCGGGGTGGCCGACTCGGCGATCTGGGCCGCGGCGACCACGCTGACGTCCACCGGCGCCGTCGACTCGATGCATGACTCCTACACCAGCCTGGGCGGCATGGTGGCGATGGTCAACATGCAACTGGGTGAGGTCGCGCCCGGCGGTGTCGGTTCGGGTCTGTACGGCATCCTGATCCTGGCCGTCATCACGGTGTTCGTCGCCGGGCTCATGGTCGGGCGGACTCCGGAATATCTCGGCAAGAAGATCACGCCGCGCGAGATGAAGCTGGCGGCAAGCTATTTCCTGGTCACCCCGCTCATTGTGTTGCTCGGTACCGCCACCGCCATGGCCCTACCCGGCGAGCGGGCCGCCATGACCAACACCGGCCCGCACGGCTTGTCCGAGGTGCTCTACGCCTTCACCTCGGCGGCCAACAACAACGGTTCCGCATTCGCCGGCCTGGCCGCCAACACCGTCTGGTACAACACCGCGTTGGGTCTGGCGATGCTCGTCGGGCGGTTCCTGCCGATGATATTGGTTCTTGCCCTGGCCGGTTCGCTGGCTCGTCAGGGCGTCACCCCCGAGTCCAGCGGCACCCTGCCCACCCATCGGCCGCAGTTCGTCGGCCTGGTGGTGGGGGTGACGGTGATTCTGGTCGCCCTCACCTTCCTGCCCGCGCTGGCGCTCGGGCCGCTCGCCGAAGGGATCCACTGA
- a CDS encoding potassium-transporting ATPase subunit F, giving the protein MSAANAIGLTLAILIALLLVAALLHPEKF; this is encoded by the coding sequence ATGAGTGCCGCCAACGCGATCGGTCTGACGCTGGCCATCCTCATCGCGCTGTTGCTGGTCGCGGCCCTGCTGCATCCGGAAAAGTTCTGA
- a CDS encoding sensor histidine kinase translates to MTGIRTGPRWLPRSLRQRLLLGVLAVVTVVLVAVGAVSVLSLRGYVTAMNDAEVAESMHAFSHAYARYQNGEHTSTHTGTPPISQALLEFTGQTPGNLIAVLSDGVVIASAVFSEDEPRPAPPDVIRAIEAQRWADGHPRVEKLGSLGSYQVDSRMVGPDRLVVAVSLSATEAIIARKNLTTTALVATALVITAALTVWVVGYALRPLRRVAATAAEVAAMPLAGDDHQIGVRVRPEDTDPGNEVGIVGHTLNRLLDNVDSALAHRVESDLRMRQFITDASHELRTPLAAIQGYAELTRQDSSDLPPTTEYALARIESEARRMASLVDELLLLSRLGEGEDLQTEDLDLTDLVSNAVNDAAVAAPTHRWVNELPDEPVWVNGDHARLHQLVSNLLTNACVHTPPDVTVTTGITCHRFGPDGAYAELTVTDDGPDIDPAVLPHLFERFVRADKSRSNGSGHGLGLAIVNSIVKAHHGSVAAESGDGRTVFRVRLPMIDPPDARTG, encoded by the coding sequence GTGACGGGGATCCGCACTGGTCCCCGCTGGTTGCCCCGGTCGTTACGCCAACGATTGCTGCTGGGCGTATTGGCCGTCGTGACCGTGGTGCTGGTGGCCGTCGGCGCGGTCTCCGTGCTGAGCCTGCGCGGCTACGTCACCGCGATGAACGACGCGGAAGTCGCCGAATCCATGCATGCGTTCAGTCACGCATACGCCAGATACCAAAACGGCGAACATACTTCGACACACACCGGCACACCACCAATATCCCAAGCGCTGCTGGAGTTCACCGGGCAGACGCCGGGAAACCTGATCGCGGTGCTGAGCGACGGCGTGGTGATCGCCTCGGCGGTCTTCTCCGAGGACGAACCACGACCCGCGCCGCCGGATGTCATCCGCGCCATCGAGGCGCAACGCTGGGCCGACGGGCACCCACGCGTCGAAAAGCTGGGCAGCTTGGGTTCCTACCAGGTCGACAGCCGCATGGTCGGGCCCGACCGGTTGGTCGTCGCGGTTTCGCTCAGCGCCACCGAGGCGATCATCGCCCGAAAAAACCTCACCACCACGGCGCTGGTCGCGACCGCGCTGGTGATCACGGCCGCGCTCACGGTGTGGGTGGTGGGCTATGCCCTTCGCCCGCTGCGTCGGGTCGCCGCCACCGCCGCCGAGGTCGCCGCGATGCCGCTCGCCGGCGACGACCACCAGATCGGTGTGCGCGTCCGGCCCGAGGATACCGACCCGGGCAACGAGGTCGGCATCGTCGGGCACACCCTGAATCGGTTGCTCGACAACGTGGACAGCGCGCTGGCGCATCGCGTCGAATCCGACCTGCGGATGCGGCAATTCATCACCGACGCCAGCCACGAGCTGCGAACTCCGCTCGCGGCCATCCAGGGCTATGCCGAGCTGACCCGGCAGGACAGCTCGGACCTGCCGCCGACCACCGAATACGCGCTGGCCCGCATCGAGTCCGAAGCACGGCGGATGGCGTCGTTGGTCGACGAGCTGCTGCTGCTTTCGCGGCTGGGCGAAGGCGAGGATCTGCAGACCGAAGACCTCGACCTGACCGACCTGGTGAGCAATGCGGTCAACGACGCGGCGGTGGCGGCGCCGACCCATCGGTGGGTCAACGAGCTGCCCGACGAGCCGGTGTGGGTCAACGGGGATCACGCCCGGCTGCACCAACTGGTCAGCAACCTGCTCACCAACGCCTGCGTGCATACGCCGCCGGACGTCACGGTGACCACCGGGATCACCTGCCACCGCTTCGGCCCCGACGGGGCATACGCCGAATTGACGGTCACCGACGACGGACCCGACATCGACCCGGCCGTGCTCCCCCATCTGTTCGAGCGGTTCGTCCGGGCGGATAAGTCCCGGTCCAACGGGTCGGGCCACGGATTGGGCCTGGCCATCGTCAACTCGATCGTCAAGGCACATCATGGCTCGGTGGCCGCCGAGTCCGGCGATGGCCGCACGGTTTTTCGCGTCCGACTGCCGATGATCGACCCGCCGGACGCGCGTACCGGCTAA
- a CDS encoding response regulator transcription factor has protein sequence MGAVSGFASGHARSQRPRQAILGQLPRINRADGSPIRVLLVDDEPALTNLVKMALHYEGWDVEIAHNGREAIAKFDKIGPDVLVLDIMLPDVDGLQILRRVRESDSYTPTLFLTARDSVMDRVTGLTAGADDYMTKPFSLEELVARLRGLLRRSSHLAPPADESLKVGDLKLDAASREVSRGGTPISLSATEFELLRFLMRNPRRALSRTEILDRVWNYDFAGRTSIVDLYISYLRKKIDADREPMIHTVRGIGYMLRPPE, from the coding sequence ATGGGCGCTGTGTCGGGATTCGCCTCGGGACACGCGCGCAGTCAACGCCCGCGCCAAGCCATCCTGGGGCAGTTGCCCCGAATCAATCGCGCCGATGGCTCACCGATCCGGGTGTTGCTGGTCGACGACGAACCCGCGCTGACCAATCTGGTCAAGATGGCGCTGCACTACGAGGGCTGGGACGTCGAAATCGCCCACAACGGGCGGGAGGCCATCGCCAAGTTCGACAAGATCGGCCCCGACGTGCTGGTCCTGGACATCATGCTGCCCGACGTGGACGGGCTGCAGATCCTGCGGCGGGTGCGGGAATCCGACTCCTACACGCCCACGCTGTTCCTCACCGCCCGTGATTCGGTGATGGACCGGGTCACCGGTCTGACCGCGGGCGCCGACGACTACATGACCAAACCGTTCAGCCTGGAGGAGCTGGTCGCCCGGCTGCGGGGGTTGCTGCGCCGCTCCAGCCATCTGGCCCCGCCCGCCGACGAGTCCCTCAAAGTCGGCGACCTCAAGCTCGACGCGGCCAGCCGCGAAGTCTCCCGCGGCGGCACACCGATATCGCTGTCGGCCACCGAGTTCGAACTGCTTCGCTTCCTCATGCGCAATCCGCGCCGCGCGCTGAGCCGCACCGAAATCCTCGACCGGGTATGGAACTACGACTTCGCCGGCCGCACGAGCATCGTCGACCTGTACATTTCTTACCTAAGGAAGAAAATCGACGCTGACAGGGAGCCGATGATCCACACCGTCCGCGGGATTGGATACATGCTCCGACCACCGGAATGA